A genome region from Gardnerella vaginalis includes the following:
- a CDS encoding ABC transporter substrate-binding protein, with amino-acid sequence MKRQTILQLALVGVLSLGLTLSGCGNPAAMSNNSDESTTSANYWPNANRKLSGVKLTFWVGQSDNKVPVRVIKDFEHATGAKVDLQTIPDTYENNVQTKITTGDMPDLATWEPTNSMLAGFVSTGKLQKLDHAPWVKNYASGISELGKTKGHRYAALISPVNVMGVWYNKKVFEKAGITDLPKGWDGLLEAAKKIQKTHAAQSPFFEMGGSQWGTQWGVQVQLAESARAGLWDRVNSGKEKFTDKIIMTAIKNYKKLFDDGLFNNDAGSATLNDQAAALFEGKAGMIFGNNAQFNIAAALANNDKKVIDDTLGFLPISASGNISSLSPGASSAVVAFKTGDAQRESAARQFLNFWMSVGYKNFVNDRNLVSALKTVASPSTVPQALIDAANSIGHSAPSMQSAAIANPDLYLNLANMINGTVNPEQVAKATQDQFAQIAKAQGAKGF; translated from the coding sequence ATGAAAAGGCAAACTATTCTACAGCTGGCATTAGTTGGTGTACTCAGTCTAGGATTGACTTTGTCGGGATGTGGTAATCCTGCTGCTATGAGTAATAATTCTGATGAGTCTACAACTTCTGCAAATTATTGGCCGAATGCAAATAGGAAATTATCAGGAGTTAAGCTGACTTTTTGGGTTGGTCAATCTGATAATAAAGTACCTGTGCGTGTTATAAAGGATTTTGAACATGCTACTGGCGCAAAAGTGGATTTACAAACAATTCCAGACACTTATGAAAATAATGTACAAACAAAGATTACTACTGGAGATATGCCAGATTTAGCGACTTGGGAACCTACAAATTCTATGCTTGCTGGGTTTGTTAGTACAGGAAAATTACAGAAGTTGGATCACGCTCCATGGGTTAAAAATTATGCGTCTGGTATTTCTGAATTAGGGAAAACAAAGGGTCATCGATATGCAGCTTTGATATCCCCAGTTAATGTTATGGGCGTTTGGTACAACAAGAAAGTATTTGAAAAAGCTGGTATTACTGATCTTCCTAAAGGATGGGATGGGTTGCTCGAGGCTGCTAAGAAAATACAAAAGACGCATGCAGCACAGTCTCCATTCTTCGAAATGGGTGGTTCTCAATGGGGTACTCAGTGGGGTGTTCAGGTTCAACTTGCAGAATCGGCTCGTGCTGGACTTTGGGATCGTGTAAATAGCGGCAAAGAGAAGTTTACAGACAAAATCATTATGACTGCTATAAAGAATTATAAGAAGTTATTTGATGATGGATTGTTTAATAATGATGCTGGTTCTGCAACGCTTAATGATCAAGCTGCAGCATTATTTGAAGGCAAAGCAGGTATGATTTTTGGTAATAACGCTCAATTTAATATTGCTGCTGCATTAGCCAATAATGATAAGAAAGTTATAGATGATACTTTAGGGTTCTTGCCGATTTCTGCTTCTGGTAATATCTCGTCGTTGTCTCCTGGAGCTTCAAGCGCAGTAGTAGCTTTCAAGACTGGTGATGCGCAACGTGAATCTGCAGCACGACAATTCTTGAATTTCTGGATGTCTGTTGGCTATAAGAATTTTGTTAATGATCGTAACCTTGTTTCCGCTCTTAAGACTGTTGCATCTCCATCAACTGTTCCTCAAGCTTTGATTGATGCTGCTAATTCTATTGGTCATAGTGCTCCATCTATGCAGTCAGCTGCTATTGCTAATCCAGATCTTTATTTGAATCTCGCTAACATGATAAATGGAACTGTGAATCCAGAACAAGTAGCTAAAGCAACGCAAGATCAGTTTGCCCAGATTGCAAAAGCCCAGGGTGCAAAAGGATTCTAA